The Larimichthys crocea isolate SSNF chromosome XI, L_crocea_2.0, whole genome shotgun sequence genome has a segment encoding these proteins:
- the rnf217 gene encoding E3 ubiquitin-protein ligase RNF217 yields the protein MGRTISGMEDDGPIADACTMPSFISSFEEGRVKLSRNLPTETSFTDGKVERSVRDLSRRVTRSNSRLSLDGGEREPEERSSDEEKDAKGNNNNNCNGGGGGGGGERRRASAVEILRRNFGVSKSPSLRLSTSSRMQQHDSHEGTVNSDVTSGYESECGECRKSERETGDAVTENEPTLSDLTSVEFITVTGPRRLRGDSEGSTGTSNEPFPGKEHVYCTVYCIANDSHRDEITDDDTVTSDAPEMDAETGQDASSSPKPQLYTLDDLVDPFGDMAHGLSILQAGGAEATMQSCRVCLEGKSIAPLPCCRKAVCDECLKLYVSSQVRVAKSYISCPIPECSGYLEEVVVISHLANEDVAKYRYFLELSQLDSSTKPCPQCSQFTSLKEHNPNRSEHKYKIQCSNCQFVWCFKCHAPWHNGLKCRDYRKGDKLLRNWASVIEHGQRNAQKCPQCKIHIQRTEGCDHMTCTQCNTNFCYRCGERYRHLRFFGDHTSNLSVFGCKYRYLPDKPHLRRLIRGSVCATKVLIAPVVILLVVVLGALALVIGLVVFPVYYVCKRRKKQRTQGSGRWI from the exons ATGGGGAGAACCATATCGGGGATGGAAGATGACGGACCGATAGCTGACGCTTGTACAATGCCGAGTTTTATCAGCAGCTTCGAGGAAGGGAGGGTGAAATTGTCCCGCAACCTGCCAACAGAAACTTCCTTCACGGACGGCAAAGTTGAGCGGTCGGTGAGAGATTTGAGCCGCCGTGTCACCAGATCCAACTCGCGGTTATCCCTGGACGGCGGAGAGAGGGAGccggaggagaggagcagcgaTGAGGAGAAGGATGCGaagggcaacaacaacaacaactgcaacggcggcggtggaggtggaggtggagagaggaggagggcgagCGCTGTCGAGATTTTGAGGAGGAATTTCGGGGTTTCAAagtctccctctctccgccTGAGCACAAGCAGTCGGATGCAGCAGCACGACAGCCACGAAGGGACCGTCAACAGCGACGTTACGAGCGGCTACGAGAGTGAATGCGGCGAATGTAGAAAGTCGGAGCGGGAAACGGGCGACGCGGTGACGGAAAACGAGCCAACCCTGAGCGACTTGACTTCAGTTGAATTTATAACCGTCACCGGCCCGCGCCGCCTCAGAGGGGACAGTGAAGGCAGCACGGGGACTTCAAACGAGCCGTTTCCCGGTAAAGAGCACGTCTACTGCACGGTGTACTGCATCGCCAACGACAGTCACCGGGATGAAATCACGGACGATGACACGGTCACGTCTGACGCACCAGAAATGGACGCGGAGACGGGACAGGACGCGAGTTCGAGTCCCAAACCGCAGCTGTACACACTGGACGACCTGGTGGATCCTTTCGGGGACATGGCCCACGGTTTGTCCATTTTACAGGCCGGCGGCGCAGAGGCAACGATGCAGAGTTGCCGGGTGTGCCTGGAAGGGAAATCCATCGCACCCCTGCCCTGCTGCAGGAAGGCCGTGTGTGATGAGTGTCTGAAACTCTACGTCAGCTCCCAG GTTCGAGTAGCCAAATCATACATCAGCTGTCCGATCCCGGAGTGCAGCGGCTACCTGGAGGAGGTAGTGGTGATTTCCCATTTAGCCAACGAAGACGTGGCAAAATATCGTTACTTTTTGGAGCTGAGTCAGCTGGACTCGAGCACCAAACCTTGCCCCCAGTGCAGTCAGTTCACCTCTCTGAAGGAGCACAACCCCAACCGCTCTGAACACAAGTACAAG ATCCAGTGTAGCAATTGCCAGTTTGTGTGGTGCTTTAAATGCCATGCGCCGTGGCATAATGGGCTCAAATGTCGCGACTACAGGAAAGGAGACAAGCTGCTACGAAACTGGGCTAGTGTCATAGAGCACGGGCAAAGAAATGCCCAGAAATGTCCTCAGTGTAAG ATTCATATCCAGCGTACAGAGGGATGTGACCATATGACTTGTACGCAGTGCAACACTAACTTCTGTTACCGCTGTGGAGAGCGCTACCGACACCTAAG GTTCTTTGGGGACCATACATCCAACCTCAGCGTGTTTGGATGCAAGTATCGCTATCTACCTGATAAACCTCATCTGAGACGGCTAATTAGAGGGTCTGTCTGCG ccaCCAAGGTGCTGATAGCTCCAGTGGTCATTTTGCTGGTCGTGGTGCTCGGAGCTCTCGCGCTGGTGATAG GTCTGGTAGTTTTCCCGGTCTACTATGTGTgtaagaggaggaagaagcagcgTACACAAGGCTCCGGGCGGTGGATCTGA